The following are encoded in a window of Campylobacterota bacterium genomic DNA:
- the rpsP gene encoding 30S ribosomal protein S16 codes for MAVTIRLSRLGRKNRPYWRIVAMDSRKKRDGAFLDNLGTYDPIKHEIVQLNTEGIQKWVSNGAQCSQTVAKLLKSHKAAGKTTAAS; via the coding sequence ATGGCTGTTACAATTCGGCTCAGTCGCTTAGGCAGAAAAAATCGTCCTTATTGGCGAATCGTTGCCATGGACTCACGTAAAAAACGTGATGGTGCGTTTCTTGATAACCTGGGCACCTACGACCCAATTAAACATGAAATCGTTCAGTTGAATACTGAAGGTATTCAAAAATGGGTGTCAAACGGAGCACAATGCTCACAGACTGTAGCAAAGTTGCTTAAATCACATAAAGCAGCTGGCAAGACAACTGCCGCAAGCTAA
- a CDS encoding type II secretion system F family protein: MQTYRWKGMTTAGKTVKGTAQALSEQELQADLLSRHIALLSCKQTGSQRYSLLTKPLIYRPITTYDLFLWCNHLAQLIGNGLPLLNALVLYTSHANHPKLKDITQIIIVNIKEGEKLAQSMQQFPKVFNPFITRMIDVGEQTGKLPEILTLLSTYLDQKLAREQALKKALFLPMLTLVFCMLLLLALFIFIIPQFEHLLLSMRNSLPFSTRVIFSLSTFLRTTYGSLVAFALLLSPALFSLIGHLKPLALYKDWITIKLPGVKSILVAANLSRFLHALLLSLTAGIPLCPGLKLASNVTNNVYIKTVLASIVHELEQGSSLSLALEHNGSLFFSKKLIALFWAGEQSGQLQNAVRSAHDLVTQELEQKVHTLTTTIQPLLLVLVGLIIAFVMVAVYMPIFNAAMIIQP; encoded by the coding sequence ATGCAAACATACCGATGGAAAGGCATGACCACCGCCGGCAAAACAGTTAAAGGAACAGCACAGGCGCTCTCAGAGCAAGAACTACAAGCAGATCTCCTTTCTCGTCATATTGCCCTTCTCTCCTGTAAGCAGACAGGTTCACAAAGATACTCCCTGTTAACTAAACCGCTTATTTATCGGCCCATTACAACGTATGATCTATTTTTGTGGTGCAATCATCTTGCCCAGCTCATTGGCAACGGCCTACCACTCCTCAATGCGCTGGTTTTATACACAAGTCATGCCAATCACCCAAAACTCAAAGATATTACTCAAATCATTATTGTAAACATAAAAGAAGGTGAAAAACTTGCGCAAAGCATGCAACAATTTCCCAAGGTCTTTAATCCGTTCATCACCCGTATGATCGATGTTGGAGAACAAACGGGCAAACTCCCCGAAATACTAACACTTCTGAGTACGTACTTAGACCAAAAACTTGCGCGGGAACAGGCACTCAAAAAGGCCCTGTTCCTCCCTATGCTCACCCTTGTTTTTTGTATGCTCTTACTACTTGCACTGTTTATCTTCATTATCCCACAGTTTGAACACTTACTCTTATCAATGCGTAATTCACTGCCATTTAGTACCCGTGTTATTTTTTCTTTAAGTACATTTTTACGAACGACTTACGGTAGCCTAGTGGCATTTGCCCTGCTTCTAAGTCCAGCCCTTTTCAGTCTTATCGGCCATCTTAAACCTCTTGCTCTCTACAAAGACTGGATCACCATAAAACTGCCCGGCGTTAAATCAATTCTGGTTGCGGCAAACCTTTCTCGCTTTTTACACGCACTTCTACTCAGCCTTACTGCTGGCATTCCGCTCTGCCCGGGACTCAAACTTGCAAGCAACGTAACAAACAATGTCTACATCAAAACTGTTCTTGCCTCTATCGTACATGAACTAGAGCAAGGATCCAGCCTTTCTCTAGCACTTGAACATAATGGCTCATTGTTCTTTTCAAAAAAATTGATCGCTCTATTTTGGGCTGGTGAACAGTCGGGACAACTACAAAATGCTGTCAGGAGCGCTCACGATTTGGTAACTCAAGAGCTTGAACAAAAAGTACATACACTCACAACCACAATTCAGCCACTTCTACTCGTTTTAGTTGGACTGATTATTGCGTTTGTTATGGTTGCGGTCTATATGCCTATTTTCAATGCAGCAATGATTATTCAGCCCTAA
- a CDS encoding AAA family ATPase, whose amino-acid sequence MKIAIFGCPGSGKSTFATKISKKLSIPVYHLDKYFFKHDWQEVGLENFVKRQKEILALDRWIVEGCSMRSLELRFQAADLLICLDITRRVCLWRVVKRWWAGRTTDCKPENCPEKLRLRFLKYVWNYRKRYRPDSSYIQNLAQKYPNKKLLVFTSNKLAEQWLEDVTI is encoded by the coding sequence ATGAAGATAGCTATTTTTGGTTGTCCAGGTAGTGGCAAGAGTACTTTTGCAACAAAGATTTCAAAAAAGTTGAGTATTCCGGTTTACCATTTGGATAAGTATTTTTTTAAGCATGATTGGCAAGAAGTGGGGTTAGAGAATTTTGTGAAGCGGCAGAAGGAGATTCTAGCCTTAGACAGGTGGATTGTTGAGGGGTGTAGCATGCGTTCGCTAGAGTTGCGCTTTCAGGCTGCAGATCTATTAATCTGCCTAGACATTACCCGTCGAGTTTGTTTGTGGCGCGTAGTTAAGCGTTGGTGGGCGGGACGTACAACAGATTGTAAGCCAGAAAACTGTCCAGAGAAGCTTCGCCTTAGGTTTTTGAAGTATGTTTGGAATTACCGAAAGCGTTATCGCCCAGATTCTAGTTACATCCAAAATTTGGCACAAAAGTATCCAAACAAAAAGCTTCTTGTTTTTACGTCAAATAAGTTAGCCGAGCAGTGGCTTGAGGATGTGACTATTTAA
- a CDS encoding MerR family transcriptional regulator — protein sequence MKGSKKHLKVGDVARQLGVKKFLIREWEKEFGVLSGRCRPRTDMTAQDKLEVFARIKELICKYGKSIADVKKEVLQTSTSSVTPATQTTTDLELTHHVQEPVEAAHVEQETAQSTEESVETASTQQSMDQDLVASVEPTRQAEQSSECLAKDESEQAAPFRAGPILEHDQESNEQENDDDVVERHYQEDDAEDVETGYCVVNAAIVDRTSDVEQAESESLNRARDTALNFDNHTRSQLRDLKQHLIKLKQLLQ from the coding sequence ATGAAGGGATCAAAGAAACATCTCAAAGTAGGTGATGTTGCACGACAGCTTGGAGTCAAAAAATTTCTTATCAGAGAGTGGGAAAAAGAGTTTGGGGTACTTTCAGGACGGTGTAGACCGCGTACCGACATGACAGCTCAGGATAAGTTGGAAGTTTTTGCACGTATCAAAGAGCTTATCTGTAAATATGGTAAAAGTATTGCCGATGTAAAAAAGGAAGTGTTGCAGACTTCTACAAGTAGTGTAACGCCAGCTACACAAACAACAACTGATTTAGAGTTAACCCATCACGTTCAAGAGCCGGTAGAGGCTGCTCATGTTGAACAAGAAACGGCTCAATCAACTGAGGAATCAGTGGAAACTGCTTCCACTCAGCAATCAATGGACCAAGACCTTGTTGCGTCTGTTGAGCCAACGCGACAAGCTGAACAATCCAGCGAATGTCTAGCCAAAGACGAATCAGAGCAAGCAGCGCCTTTTCGTGCTGGGCCAATTCTTGAACATGATCAAGAAAGCAATGAGCAAGAGAACGACGATGATGTGGTAGAACGTCATTATCAGGAAGATGATGCGGAGGATGTTGAGACCGGCTATTGTGTTGTTAACGCAGCCATTGTGGACAGAACTTCAGATGTTGAGCAGGCTGAATCAGAGTCGTTGAATCGAGCAAGAGATACTGCACTCAATTTTGATAATCATACGCGCAGTCAGCTACGTGATCTTAAACAACACCTTATTAAGCTCAAGCAGCTTTTGCAGTAG
- a CDS encoding NUDIX domain-containing protein, which yields MLATRKSIKVLLLNNKNELLMLYTDDPKTTASDGTYHGPFWQMIGGSLEADETLEDAALREIYEETGIPATEITLGPIVWIGEFELVLSGTHTLLKQQFIVAHTTKQNVNLENLTDAEKMVIKKIAWLSLEQMAKCKYIIYPIGITEYLPNILAGKYPKEPIPINLARKPNS from the coding sequence ATGTTAGCTACAAGAAAAAGTATCAAGGTGCTTCTACTCAATAACAAAAACGAGCTCCTCATGCTTTACACAGACGATCCAAAAACTACTGCTTCTGACGGAACCTACCATGGCCCTTTTTGGCAAATGATAGGTGGCAGCCTAGAAGCTGACGAAACCCTTGAGGATGCGGCTTTACGTGAAATTTATGAAGAAACGGGAATTCCCGCAACTGAGATTACACTTGGCCCTATTGTCTGGATTGGTGAATTTGAGCTTGTACTTTCAGGTACTCACACACTACTTAAACAGCAATTCATCGTAGCACACACAACAAAACAAAATGTTAATCTTGAAAATTTAACTGATGCTGAAAAAATGGTCATTAAAAAAATTGCGTGGCTTTCATTAGAGCAAATGGCCAAGTGTAAATATATCATCTATCCCATAGGAATAACCGAATACTTACCGAACATCTTAGCTGGTAAGTACCCCAAAGAGCCCATCCCCATCAATCTGGCACGCAAACCAAATTCGTAA
- a CDS encoding alpha/beta hydrolase, with product MSNSNVRQDVEKKSFPQELQRPFSYHEHDIRYENKKAGITLAGTLTLPQGDGPFPVVILVAGYGPQNRNAEMMGHKPFLVLADHLTKRGVAVLRFDKRGAGMSMGQYQGATSRDFADDVCASIDYLKTRPEVDASKIGLAGHSEGGMIASMVTAERSDLAFLILLAGVCKTDIDYMLEQAAYRLHLDGATDELIAHDKEVRRQMLTVVLEESNADLAEEKLNAIFERYWKNLSQQQQKESEKIMFVISEKNAKAMIKVFNGAWYRYFLTCKPAEMFESISVPVLAINGSRDAIISSHLVLPTLRESFAKGGNSDCTISELPNLNHMFQTCQIGSMAEYATLKETMAPLALDTIADWITDRFC from the coding sequence ATGAGTAATTCGAACGTAAGACAAGACGTTGAAAAAAAATCATTTCCACAAGAGCTCCAAAGGCCGTTTTCGTACCATGAACATGACATAAGATACGAAAATAAAAAAGCAGGGATAACGCTTGCGGGAACATTAACGCTACCTCAAGGTGACGGTCCCTTTCCTGTAGTCATATTGGTTGCTGGGTATGGACCGCAAAACAGAAATGCAGAGATGATGGGGCATAAGCCGTTTCTTGTGCTAGCTGACCATCTGACAAAACGGGGAGTTGCTGTTTTGCGTTTTGATAAACGCGGGGCAGGTATGTCAATGGGGCAGTACCAAGGTGCAACGAGTCGTGATTTTGCAGATGATGTGTGCGCAAGTATTGATTACCTTAAAACACGACCTGAAGTGGACGCAAGCAAAATAGGGCTTGCTGGTCATAGCGAAGGGGGCATGATAGCGTCCATGGTTACCGCAGAGCGTAGTGATCTGGCATTTTTGATATTACTTGCAGGTGTTTGTAAGACTGATATTGACTATATGCTTGAGCAAGCTGCGTACAGGCTGCACCTTGACGGGGCGACAGATGAGCTTATTGCCCATGACAAAGAGGTTCGTAGGCAAATGTTGACTGTTGTTTTAGAAGAGTCTAATGCAGACCTTGCTGAGGAAAAGCTCAATGCAATATTTGAAAGATATTGGAAGAATCTATCTCAGCAGCAGCAAAAAGAATCTGAAAAGATTATGTTTGTGATTAGTGAGAAAAACGCTAAGGCCATGATCAAGGTATTCAATGGGGCTTGGTATCGCTATTTCCTGACATGTAAGCCTGCTGAAATGTTTGAAAGCATTTCGGTACCAGTGTTGGCCATTAATGGGAGTCGTGATGCTATCATATCATCGCACCTCGTGTTGCCCACGCTCAGGGAAAGCTTTGCTAAAGGTGGAAATAGTGATTGTACTATTTCCGAGCTGCCAAATCTTAATCATATGTTTCAGACATGTCAGATAGGTTCAATGGCAGAGTATGCAACGCTTAAGGAGACCATGGCTCCGTTAGCGCTCGATACTATTGCTGATTGGATTACAGATCGTTTTTGTTAG
- the rplS gene encoding 50S ribosomal protein L19, which yields MKAKKLTKETILDHGVYDRNFPEFKVGDTIQVDQIVKEGGKERIQLFTGNVISMHKKGISSTFTVRKLGANNIGVEKIFPYYSKNIKDITLVKQGVVRRAKLYYLRDRLGKAAKVEEKIIFKDKAASSEQNQKNPTTQAAAE from the coding sequence ATGAAAGCAAAAAAATTAACAAAAGAAACAATCCTTGATCACGGTGTTTACGACCGTAATTTTCCTGAGTTCAAAGTTGGTGACACCATCCAAGTCGATCAAATCGTCAAAGAAGGTGGCAAAGAACGTATACAGCTGTTCACAGGCAACGTTATTAGCATGCATAAAAAGGGCATTTCCTCAACGTTTACCGTTCGCAAACTGGGTGCTAACAACATTGGTGTTGAAAAAATTTTCCCATACTACTCAAAAAACATCAAAGATATTACGCTTGTTAAACAAGGTGTTGTGCGTAGAGCAAAACTTTACTACCTACGTGATCGCTTAGGCAAAGCAGCTAAAGTCGAAGAAAAAATTATCTTTAAAGATAAAGCAGCTTCAAGCGAGCAAAATCAAAAAAACCCTACTACTCAAGCTGCAGCAGAATAG
- a CDS encoding DUF167 domain-containing protein, producing MSISLEIKVVPQSGKQAIISDKSGIIKCFVKSAPTDGKANKELIKFLAKQLKISQSDVSITHGLTSRKKVLSINTDLSYEQALAKLGLEQQMRIE from the coding sequence ATGAGCATTTCATTAGAAATTAAAGTCGTACCACAATCAGGCAAACAAGCGATAATAAGCGACAAGTCGGGCATAATCAAATGTTTTGTCAAAAGCGCCCCTACTGATGGCAAAGCAAACAAAGAGCTGATAAAGTTTCTAGCCAAACAACTTAAGATCAGTCAAAGCGATGTATCAATAACCCATGGACTCACGTCACGCAAGAAAGTTCTGTCTATTAACACGGATCTTTCGTATGAGCAAGCACTGGCAAAACTGGGCCTTGAGCAACAAATGCGGATAGAATAA
- a CDS encoding DUF4111 domain-containing protein: protein MKKEIDFINVKSEARITEQVHESLGTIKQILGQDLLGVYLYGSSIVGGLEKYSDIDLFIVCNRATTHEEKVMLVQSLLKISGIYMKGKKLPIEMTIVEKAEVNPWRYPPRFDFQYGEWLREEFEAGNMEPWPDKKMPDLALLITQVLLASNTLAGVEPDQVLCKVPYKDFMAAIADALPNLMVELDGDIRNVLLTFARIWSTVVTDQIRCKPAAADWALERLPQKYRPVIERARLICKGEEKERWDDVLPLVKPCAEFMLGQAKNRVAEIMLSDNFNRIIEIAL from the coding sequence ATGAAAAAAGAAATCGATTTTATCAATGTAAAGTCTGAAGCAAGGATAACTGAACAAGTACATGAATCTCTTGGTACAATCAAGCAGATTTTAGGGCAAGATTTACTAGGAGTATATCTATACGGATCATCCATAGTAGGTGGTCTTGAAAAGTATAGTGACATTGATTTATTTATTGTCTGCAATAGAGCTACAACTCATGAAGAAAAAGTTATGCTTGTGCAATCTTTGCTTAAGATTTCTGGTATATACATGAAGGGTAAGAAGCTACCTATTGAGATGACGATAGTTGAAAAAGCTGAAGTTAATCCCTGGCGTTATCCCCCTCGATTTGATTTTCAATATGGCGAGTGGTTACGAGAGGAATTTGAGGCCGGTAATATGGAGCCATGGCCAGATAAAAAAATGCCAGATCTTGCGTTGCTCATTACGCAAGTATTGTTAGCCAGCAATACATTAGCTGGGGTTGAGCCAGACCAAGTACTATGCAAAGTGCCGTATAAAGATTTTATGGCCGCCATAGCCGATGCATTACCCAACTTAATGGTGGAGCTTGATGGTGATATTCGTAATGTGTTGCTAACGTTTGCTCGAATCTGGAGTACCGTGGTAACTGACCAAATTCGTTGCAAACCAGCAGCTGCAGATTGGGCCCTTGAGCGGCTGCCTCAAAAATATCGTCCGGTCATTGAACGGGCAAGATTGATTTGCAAAGGAGAGGAAAAAGAACGTTGGGATGACGTACTTCCGCTCGTGAAACCCTGTGCTGAGTTTATGTTAGGTCAAGCAAAGAATAGGGTTGCTGAAATTATGTTGTCTGACAATTTTAATAGGATTATTGAGATTGCCTTATGA
- the trmD gene encoding tRNA (guanosine(37)-N1)-methyltransferase TrmD: MKITIISVFPELHESFINTSLVARAVDAGIVKFNLLKLSQFCPVKERIDEPTCGPGPGMIIKPELLQLAIDHAQDEHGPGFKIFFSPQGQRLDQHMLQKFAEKITPQDTSKTLETMAQNPDGHLILVCARYEGIDARVEQEYADASISIGDYVLMGGDLPAQVLLEGLLRLIPGVVGNEQSVEQESFKGPFLDHPHYGLPVEWKGKRIPDIVRSGNHEKINQWRQEQACKKTLLTRFDWLRTQSLTDAQTDLCKQQIPNHYVALLHSQIRLKDNESGHTSIASLDIHDGARSCATYGIENYFVVSCLKDQQKILQTFLQFWHSEEGKKYNKSRYDAVAKLIPSPNLDHVIETIRQKEGQSPLIISTSAKYHGHGQVIDYHSQGTVWQHNRPVLILFGTGLGLADEVLEQSDFLLTPVAGMSNYRHLSVRAAIAIVLDRWLGLNKKLSM, encoded by the coding sequence ATGAAAATTACAATTATCTCTGTCTTCCCAGAACTACACGAATCTTTCATCAACACAAGCCTTGTGGCTCGAGCTGTTGATGCAGGCATTGTCAAATTTAACTTGCTCAAACTGTCGCAATTTTGTCCTGTAAAAGAACGAATTGACGAGCCAACCTGCGGCCCAGGCCCAGGCATGATCATTAAACCTGAATTATTGCAACTAGCTATCGATCACGCACAAGATGAGCATGGTCCGGGATTTAAGATCTTCTTTTCTCCTCAGGGGCAACGACTTGACCAACACATGCTACAAAAATTTGCGGAAAAAATTACACCTCAAGACACGAGCAAGACGTTAGAAACAATGGCTCAAAATCCTGACGGTCACCTCATTTTGGTGTGTGCTCGATATGAAGGCATCGATGCTCGGGTTGAACAAGAATACGCTGATGCCAGCATCTCAATTGGAGACTACGTACTCATGGGAGGCGACCTACCAGCTCAAGTGCTACTTGAAGGTCTTTTACGTCTCATTCCTGGCGTTGTAGGCAATGAGCAGTCAGTCGAACAAGAATCTTTCAAGGGACCATTCCTTGACCACCCTCATTATGGGCTGCCGGTAGAGTGGAAGGGAAAGCGAATCCCAGACATCGTACGTTCTGGCAATCATGAAAAAATCAATCAATGGCGCCAAGAGCAAGCCTGTAAAAAAACACTCTTAACCCGTTTTGATTGGTTGAGAACTCAGTCTTTAACCGACGCACAAACTGATCTTTGCAAACAACAAATTCCAAACCACTATGTTGCGCTGCTTCATAGTCAAATTAGACTCAAAGACAATGAAAGTGGGCACACATCAATTGCATCATTAGACATCCATGACGGTGCTCGCTCATGTGCAACATATGGCATCGAAAATTACTTTGTCGTTTCATGCTTAAAGGATCAACAAAAAATACTCCAAACATTTTTGCAGTTTTGGCATTCGGAAGAGGGTAAAAAATATAACAAGAGTCGTTACGACGCAGTAGCAAAACTTATTCCCTCTCCAAACCTTGACCATGTCATTGAAACCATCAGACAAAAAGAAGGTCAGTCCCCGCTCATTATAAGTACATCCGCAAAATACCATGGCCACGGACAAGTGATTGACTATCACAGCCAGGGAACTGTTTGGCAGCATAACAGGCCTGTACTCATTTTATTTGGCACTGGGCTTGGCCTTGCAGACGAAGTACTTGAACAAAGTGATTTCTTACTCACCCCTGTTGCTGGCATGAGTAATTATCGACACCTGTCGGTTAGGGCTGCTATCGCTATTGTACTTGACCGCTGGCTTGGACTTAATAAAAAACTTTCTATGTAA
- a CDS encoding NUDIX domain-containing protein: MSEQIILRARALIVDNGHVLLTRAHKQPSYTYLLGGKVEYGEPIMTALARELGEEMGIHAHIGKFIGCMEHSWNVDSQLVHEINFIFHVIGDNLTSQQTPQSQEEHISFEWVAFDQLKEANILPKTLATYVPVWAEHKDYDYFMSKMKA, translated from the coding sequence ATGAGTGAGCAGATTATTTTACGTGCTCGAGCGTTGATTGTCGACAATGGACATGTGCTTTTGACTCGTGCACACAAGCAGCCAAGTTATACGTATTTACTTGGGGGTAAGGTTGAGTACGGCGAGCCAATCATGACCGCGCTTGCGCGTGAGCTGGGTGAAGAGATGGGGATTCATGCTCATATCGGTAAGTTTATAGGGTGCATGGAGCATAGCTGGAATGTTGATAGTCAGTTGGTGCATGAAATCAACTTTATTTTCCATGTAATAGGTGATAATCTTACGAGTCAACAGACCCCTCAGTCGCAGGAAGAGCACATAAGCTTTGAATGGGTCGCTTTTGATCAATTAAAGGAAGCAAATATTTTGCCAAAGACGTTGGCGACGTATGTGCCTGTATGGGCAGAGCATAAAGATTACGACTATTTTATGAGCAAAATGAAGGCATGA
- a CDS encoding KH domain-containing protein: MSVLKELVEFIVKKLVDRPEQVSVTEVSGEQSIIIELHVSPEDLGKVIGKEGRTARSIRTLVHAAASKEQKRAVLEILE; the protein is encoded by the coding sequence ATGAGCGTACTTAAGGAACTTGTTGAGTTTATTGTAAAAAAGCTTGTTGATAGGCCAGAGCAAGTATCTGTAACAGAAGTAAGCGGAGAACAGTCAATTATAATTGAGCTGCACGTTTCCCCAGAAGACTTAGGAAAAGTTATCGGCAAAGAAGGTAGAACCGCTCGTTCTATCAGAACGCTTGTTCATGCAGCAGCATCAAAAGAGCAGAAGCGTGCTGTACTTGAAATTCTTGAATAA
- the ffh gene encoding signal recognition particle protein — translation MFDFLSQKFSGVLSWLKDKGRLSEENIAQATKQIEEALLEADVPFDIVKEFLNQVKGEIVGQKVTKSLNPGQQMIKIVHQKLLDFLGGAKALSPTSFQIPSVLMVMGLQGSGKTTTIAKLTHWIKKQAKQRGKQRAVLLASVDFYRPAAIDQLEILAKQVDTDFYRAQSTDPVSAAREIYDHFKKNQYEHLFLDTAGRLHIDQQLMEELKQINAKLTPRYKILVLDAMTGQESLNIAKSFNDEIGFDSVILSKMDSDTRGGAAFAFRYALKKPIAFVGSGEKIDDLEHFIPERMTTRILGMGDIMTLIEKASEDIDEQKQENLSKKLFSGNFSLNEFLDQIQMIDKLGSLQKITRYLPGFHSLPQDAMEKGQTEIKKFKAIICSMTPKERLAPAIFDASRKKRVAQGAGVQVQDINQLLERFEQSKQFVRMFKRSGKFGKFFTVAALTICSMLV, via the coding sequence ATGTTTGATTTTCTTTCTCAAAAATTCTCAGGTGTTTTAAGTTGGCTCAAAGACAAGGGGCGCCTTAGCGAAGAAAACATCGCACAGGCAACTAAACAAATAGAAGAGGCATTGCTTGAGGCTGACGTTCCTTTTGATATCGTTAAAGAATTTTTGAATCAAGTAAAAGGTGAAATTGTTGGACAAAAAGTCACCAAGTCACTCAACCCTGGTCAACAAATGATCAAAATTGTTCATCAAAAACTGCTTGATTTTCTTGGCGGGGCCAAGGCCCTTTCTCCTACATCGTTTCAAATCCCATCTGTACTTATGGTCATGGGGTTGCAAGGCTCTGGTAAAACAACTACTATTGCCAAACTCACTCATTGGATAAAAAAACAAGCAAAGCAACGAGGCAAACAACGCGCGGTTTTACTTGCCTCTGTTGACTTTTATCGCCCCGCAGCCATTGATCAGTTGGAAATTTTGGCAAAGCAGGTTGATACTGATTTTTATCGAGCTCAGTCAACTGACCCCGTCAGTGCTGCCCGCGAAATTTATGATCATTTCAAAAAAAATCAATATGAACATCTCTTTCTAGATACCGCTGGACGCTTGCATATTGATCAGCAGTTGATGGAAGAACTCAAACAAATTAATGCAAAACTAACACCTCGTTACAAAATTTTGGTCCTTGATGCAATGACGGGCCAAGAATCACTTAACATTGCAAAAAGCTTTAATGATGAAATCGGCTTTGACTCAGTTATTTTAAGTAAAATGGACAGTGACACTCGCGGTGGCGCCGCCTTTGCATTTCGCTATGCACTCAAAAAGCCGATAGCTTTTGTTGGGAGCGGTGAAAAAATAGATGACCTTGAACATTTCATTCCAGAGCGTATGACAACACGCATTTTGGGTATGGGTGATATCATGACCCTGATTGAAAAGGCATCTGAAGATATTGACGAACAAAAGCAAGAAAATTTATCAAAAAAACTTTTTAGCGGTAATTTTTCACTCAACGAGTTTCTTGATCAAATTCAGATGATTGACAAACTTGGCTCGCTGCAAAAGATAACACGCTACCTACCAGGCTTTCATTCACTCCCACAAGACGCCATGGAAAAAGGACAAACAGAAATAAAAAAATTTAAGGCCATTATCTGCTCAATGACCCCCAAAGAACGCCTTGCACCCGCTATATTCGACGCTTCACGCAAAAAAAGGGTCGCCCAGGGGGCTGGAGTTCAAGTTCAAGATATCAACCAATTGCTGGAAAGATTTGAACAAAGTAAACAATTTGTTAGAATGTTTAAGAGAAGTGGCAAATTTGGAAAATTCTTCACTGTTGCCGCACTAACCATATGCAGTATGTTGGTATAG